One region of Thunnus albacares chromosome 20, fThuAlb1.1, whole genome shotgun sequence genomic DNA includes:
- the lrrc45 gene encoding leucine-rich repeat-containing protein 45 isoform X2, with the protein MEDFRRTYLRLCKEGGVEPQESVVLQLQESRAAQGSRLDLSGQSLSADTCSVLARAFQKDIIFTEVSLSDCMLSEEGAKVLLTGLFGNTTVKVLDLKGNNLRSTGAEVLGKLLARNKTLRRLVLEWNALGVWDEAFSLFCEGLASNSVLTHLDLRNNQINHHGASELALGLKRNGTLELLDLRWNNIGLLGGRSLLEALQKNKSIVQLEMAGNNIPSDVLKALEQTTGHNSDRQSTLRDSHSRTKVLSKEIQILKEEKGRQFLSLMETIDRQRDELGRSNRSTSIQIGQLQEALNERKSAVNSLTAKLQMTEAALTLSEQKNHNMGELLTRVKAEKEEVRERQSRERKKEQEDSALREGKLLRETQNLTETNVQLRNKVEEMERRCKSQQQQIFELKQELTNSTAEFKLRLAQAEDRLEMEKRRSKQALEDMDNLRQKEVEHVNRHLEESERALQERIFKLEGQRIQLEEELSKAKAACVTERAQAEEELGRVRAQVRLEEQEHVSSLEEKLRSVRSSLQEVQLHCSQQKQTISELQAKNSQQSIETDGLRRRIEELQQRKHTVVSTITSWYQAPRPEASLTSWTLSVWVSSHSPKIFRAVR; encoded by the exons ATGGAGGATTTCAGACGGACGTACTTGCGTCTGTGTAAAGAAGGAGGTGTGGAGCCCCAGGAAAGTGTTGTGCTCCAGCTTCAGGAGAGCAGGGCTGCTCAGGGCTCCAGACTGGACCTGAGTGGACAGAGCCTGTCTGCAGATACCTGCTCAGTGCTGGCCAGGGCCTTCCAAAAAGACATCATCTTTACAGAAGTGTCACTCAGTGACTGCATGCTCAGTGAGGAAG GTGCCAAAGTACTACTGACTGGACTGTTTGGCAACACAACTGTGAAAGTTCTGGATCTGAAG GGAAATAACCTGAGATCAACAGGGGCTGAGGTGTTGGGAAAGTTGTTGGCTAGGAACAAGACTCTGCGTAG GCTCGTATTGGAGTGGAATGCGTTGGGGGTGTGGGACGAagccttctctctcttttgtgaGGGTTTGGCCTCCAACAGCGTGCTGACACACCTTGACCTGCGCAACAATCAGATCAACCACCACGGAGCGTCTGAGCTCGCTCTGGGACTCAAACGCAACGGCACCCTGGAACTGCTAG ATCTGAGGTGGAACAACATTGGTCTGCTGGGTGGCAGGTCTCTCCTGGAGGCTCTGCAGAAGAACAAGAGCATAGTGCAGCTGGAGATGGCAGGGAACAACATACCCAGTGACGTACTAAAAGCACTCG AGCAGACCACAGGGCACAACTCAGACAGACAGTCCACCCTGAGAGACAGCCACAGCAGGACCAAGGTCCTCAGCAAGGAGATTCAGATTCTGAAAGAGGAGAAGGGCCGGCAG TTCCTAAGCCTGATGGAGACCATTGACAGGCAGAGGGATGAGCTGGGACGCTCCAACAG GTCCACTTCCATTCAGATAGGTCAACTCCAGGAGGCTCTGAATGAGAGGAAGTCAGCTGTCAACTCACTCACTGCCAA ATTGCAGATGACAGAGGCTGCCCTCACCCTCTCTGAGCAGAAAAACCACAACATGGGAGAGCTGCTGACACGAGTGAAGGCTGAGAAAGAAGAAGTGAGGGAACGGCAGAGccgagagaggaaaaaagagcaAGAG GACAGTGCGCTCAGGGAGGGCAAGCTCCTCCGAGAGACCCAAAACCTTACAGAGACCAACGTCCAACTCAGGAATAAG gTGGAGGAGATGGAGCGTAGGTGTaagtctcagcagcagcagatttttGAGCTGAAGCAGGAACTGACCAACAGCACAGCTGAGTTCAAGCTGCGATTAGCACAGGCAGAAG ATCGTCTGGAAATGGAGAAGCGAAGATCCAAGCAAGCCCTGGAGGACATGGATAATCTGCGACAGAAAGAG GTGGAGCATGTGAATCGACATCtagaagagagtgagagagccCTGCAGGAGCGCATCTTTAAACTGGAGGGACAGCGAATACAACTGGAAGAG GAACTTAGTAAAGCCAAGGCAGcatgtgtgacagagagagccCAGGCAGAGGAGGAACTGGGAAGAGTTCGTGCTCAAGTGCGTCTGGAAGAG CAGGAGCATGTGTCATCCTTGGAGGAGAAGCTTCGCTCAGTGCGCTCCTCCCTGCAGGAGGTGCAGCTCCACTGCTCCCAGCAGAAACAGACCATCTCTGAGCTTCAAGCCAAGAACAGCCAGCAGAGCATCGAGACGGACGGACTGCGCCGCAGGATAGAGGAGCTTCAGCAG AGAAAGCACACTGTGGTTAGCACTATCACCTCATGGTATCAAGCTCCCAGGCCTGAAGCCAGCCTGACCAGCTGGACTCTGTCTGTGtgggtttcctcccacagtccaaagatattca
- the hhex gene encoding hematopoietically-expressed homeobox protein hhex, with protein sequence MSVPLYAPTPIQPAHPTPFYIEDILGRTGTTTTSSSSPSSSSSCASSSSSCSTPVIPTPTLPSPNSSFTSLISPYRTPIYEPTPIHPALSHHAAAALTATYASAGAFAGSIYPFHHHQHHRSMGEYAQALLRHDPLGKPLLWTPFIQRPLHKRKGGQVRFSNDQTIELEKKFETQKYLSPPERKRLAKMLQLSERQVKTWFQNRRAKWRRLKQENPQVGKREVEDDSSAGRSNKGDETTDLSGIQSPEQRHTIPVSELAQAGRCARSVSPQQSHTELDSDVSDDTDQELDIEDDDEFTLNPQL encoded by the exons ATGAGCGTCCCGCTTTACGCACCGACTCCCATCCAGCCGGCTCACCCGACTCCCTTCTACATCGAGGACATTCTGGGAAGGACtggcaccaccaccacctcctcctcctctccctcctcatcttcctcctgcGCCTCCTCATCGTCCTCCTGTTCCACTCCGGTCATCCCCACACCGACTCTCCCGTCGCCCAACTCCTCCTTTACAAGTCTCATCTCGCCGTACCGTACGCCGATTTACGAACCCACACCGATCCACCCGGCACTGTCTCATCACGCTGCTGCGGCGCTGACTGCGACGTACGCGTCTGCGGGGGCTTTCGCCGGCTCCATCTACCCTTTCCACCATCACCAGCACCACCGCTCCATGGGGGAGTACGCACAGGCGCTGCTGAGGCACGACCCTCTCG GGAAACCTCTGCTATGGACTCCATTCATCCAGCGGCCCTTACATAAAAGAAAGGGCGGTCAGGTCCGGTTCTCTAACGACCAGACCATCGAGCTGGAGAAGAAGTTCGAGACGCAGAAATACCTTTCACCTCCGGAGAGGAAACGACTGGCCAAGATGCTGCAGCTCAGCGAGAGACAG GTTAAAACCTGGTTCCAAAATCGACGAGCGAAGTGGCGAAGACTAAAACAG GAAAATCCCCAGGTGGGgaagagggaggtggaggatgACAGTTCCGCCGGGAGGAGTAATAAAGGAGACGAGACGACCGATCTGTCCGGGATCCAGAGCCCGGAGCAGAGACACACTATCCCGGTCTCTGAGCTGGCGCAGGCGGGCCGCTGTGCGCGCTCCGTGTCCCCGCAGCAGTCCCACACAGAGCTGGACTCTGACGTGTCAGACGATACAGACCAGGAGCTCGACATAGAGGACGACGACGAGTTCACACTGAACCCCCAGCTCTGA
- the trub1 gene encoding probable tRNA pseudouridine synthase 1: MAGNISNTTAPITSSLSKLQSLNGLFAIYKKQGPTSADVLNTLKEALLKEAGVQNPNPRKRRKQSLKMGHGGTLDSAASGVLVVGVGNGTKMLSTMLAGSKKYVAVGELGKATDTLDATGSVTLEKDFEHITRLDIEEKLKNFVGDIMQVPPLYSALKKDGQRLSVLLKKGHKVEAKPARAVTVYNLTLQEFKPPVFTLDIECGGGFYVRSLVDDLGKALSSCAHVKELTRTKQGQFTLEEHALHEEHWTLEHILRSLQPCSGSEAGGQDCTKPPEADT, encoded by the exons ATGGCTGGAAACATAAGCAACACCACTGCACCGATAACTAGTTCTCTGTCTAAATTACAGTCTCTGAACGGACTGTTCGCAATTTATAAAAAACAAGGACCGACATCTGCAGACGTCCTGAATACACTGAAAGAAGCTTTACTCAAGG AGGCTGGTGTGCAGAACCCAAACCCGCgaaagaggaggaagcagagtCTGAAGATGGGGCACGGAGGGACGCTGGACAGCGCTGCCAGCGGGGTGTTGG TTGTTGGTGTTGGGAATGGCACAAAAATGCTCAGTACCATGTTGGCTGGTTCTAAG AAATATGTTGCTGTGGGGGAACTGGGAAAAGCAACAGATACTCTGGATGCCACTGGCAGTGTGACTCTGGAAAAAGACTTTG AACACATCACCAGGTTGGACATCGAGGAGAAGCTGAAAAATTTTGTTGGTGATATTATGCAAGTCCCTCCACT ttACTCTGCACTGAAAAAAGACGGCCAGcgtctgtctgtcctgctgAAGAAAGGTCACAAGGTCGAGGCTAAACCTGCCAGAGCGGTGACGGTGTACAACCTGACCCTGCAAGAGTTCAAACCTCCTGTCTTCACTCTGG ATATTGAATGCGGTGGAGGATTTTATGTCAGAAGCTTGGTTGATGATCTGGGAAAAG ctctgtcGTCATGTGCTCATGTCAAAGAGCTGACCCGTACCAAGCAGGGTCAGTTCACCCTGGAGGAGCACGCCTTACACGAGGAGCACTGGACACTGGAACATATCCTCAGATCTCTGCAGCCCTGCTCAGGATCAGAGGCGGGGGGTCAGGACTGTACCAAACCACCAGAGGCGGACACCTGA